The stretch of DNA CCTGAACGAGGTCTATCTCGGTAACGGGGTCTACGGGATCGGCACCGCCGCCGAGTTCTACTGGGGCAAGGACCCCCGCGAGCTGACCGTCGCCGAAGGCGCGCTGCTCGCCGGCATCATCCGCTCCCCCGCCCGCAACAACCCCGTCGACGACCCGCTGTCGGCGCTGCGCCGGCGCAACATCGTCCTCGACCAGATGGCGCGTGCCGGCTTCCTCGACAAGGCCGAGGCGGACGCCCTCGAGTCCTCACCGCTGGAGCTCGACATCCACGAGCTGCCGGAGGCGCGCAGCCCTTACCTCGTGGACTACGTGCGGGCGCAGCTCAAGGCGGACCCGGCCCTCGGCGCCACCGAGGCCGAGCGTGACCAGAGCGTCCTGCTCGGCGGGCTGGAGATCCACACCACCCTCGACCCCGCGTTGCAGGACATCGCGCACGCGGTCATCGCCGAGGTGCTCGGCGGCCCCGACGCGCCGCTCGGAACCCTCACCGCCGTGGACCCGCGCACCGGCGAGGTCCTCGCCGTCGGCTTCGGGCCGCATCCCTACGGTCCGGGCCCCGGACAGGTGGACGTGAACCCGGCCGTGCCCGAGGGCGGGGGGAGCGGTCGTCAGCCGGGGTCGGCGTTCAAGGCCTTCGAGATCGTCGCCGCCCTCGAGGAGGGCATCTCGCCGACGTACGCCTTCGACGCGCAGGCCCGCTACACCCACACGGACCCCGCCTGCCGCGGTCACCAGATCGGCAACTACGCCGACGCGAGCCAGGGCGTCCTCGACATGGGGACGGCGACCGCCCGCTCGAGCAACACCTACTTCGCGCACCTGCTCGACCGGACCGGACCGGCCAAGCTCGTCGACGTCGCCCGGCGCATGGGCATCCCGACGCCGCTCGAGCCGCTGTGCTCGCTCGTGCTCGGCGCGGGGGAGGTCTTCCCCCTGCACATGGCGTCGGCGTTCGGGACGCTCGCCAACGGCGGGGTGCACTGCCCGCCGTTCGTCATCGCGCGCGTGCTCGACCGCAACGGCCGCGAGATCTCCGGGGGCGGCGGGCAGTGCGAGCAGGCCGTCGACGCGGGGATCGCCGCCCGGGCCACAGCCCTCCTGCGCGGCCCGATCGAGTCGGGCACGGCCGCACGACGCGGCGGCATCGGGCGACCCGCGGCCGGCAAGACCGGGACCACCGACGAGTACTACAACGCCTGGTTCGTCGGCTACATCCCGCAGCTGTCGGCCGCGGCGTGGGTGGGCCACGAGCAGCCGCGGACGCTCACCGACTCCCGTTGTGGGGGCTCGGTGACGGGCGGCTGCCTGCCGACGATGCTGTGGCAGCGCTTCATGTCCCGGGCGGTGGCGGCGTTGAACCTGCCGGTCGAGTCGTTCCCTGCCCCCCCGCCGTTGCCGGTCGCCACCGTTCCCGACGTCCTGGGCAAGCGGGCAGACGATGCCGAGCGCACCCTGGCCGGCGCGGGGTTCGCCGCGATCACCGAGACGGTGACGGACCACCGGCCCGCCGGCACGGTCGTGTCGCAGACACCAGGTGGGGGCACGACCACCGAACAGGGGTCGGCGGTCCAGCTCGGCGTGTCCGACGGCGCGGGGGCTGCACCCCAGGTGCCGGGCGTCGTGGGCCTGACGCGGGAAGCCGCGCTGGCGAGGCTCGCCGAGGCGGGTCTCGTCGGCACAGTCGTCGAGGTGCCGGTGGACGACGCGGCTTCGATCGGGCGGGTCGTCGGCCAGCGACCGGGTGCCGGGGCGAGCCCCCCGGAGGGGCAGGCGGTCGTCCTCGAGGTGGGCCGCCAGCGCACGCAGGAGGACCCGGCTCCCCAGCCGACCGCGTCGCCGGCGCCGGCGCCGAGCCCGTCGCCCCCGGCAGGCGACCCCGCCGCCGAGCCCGTCGGCGAGCAGGCGCAGCCCGAGGACGAGCACCCCCTCGCGCCGCTCCGCCCGCCGCGATGAGGGCGGCGCGCGCCGCTGCCGGGCTCGTGGGCGCCGGTATCGCCGGCGTGGCCTACGCGGGCCTCGTCGAGCGCCGCGCCTTCCGGCTGCGCCACGTCACCGTCCCCGTGCTGCGACCGCCGGCCCGCCGTCCGCTGCGGCTGCTGCAGGTGTCCGACCTGCACCTCGTGCCCGGCCAGGACGCCAAGCTCGCCTTCGTGCGCCGGTGCCTGCGCGCCGAACCCGACGTGGTGGTCGCCACGGGCGACCTGCTCGGCCATGCCGACGCGGTCGAGCCCGTCGTCGAGACCCTCGCTGACCTCGCCCAAGGCCGCGTCGCCCTCGCGGTGCTCGGCTCGAACGACTTCTTCGCGCCCCGGCCGAAGAACCCGGCTCGCT from Egibacteraceae bacterium encodes:
- a CDS encoding transglycosylase domain-containing protein, with translation MPRSSSPTSDVTAQRMTGPSDWGPLALRLVLLGVSIGGAAMLLAASLAPTASLAGGLLDVVDGQLMAQIPPLPDDLGEAAERSVIYDRNGGEIAVLRAVNRRIVGLDEVPAHVREAVVATEDAQFSEHHGVNWRAIARALAGNVTAGDITSGASTITQQLVKNRVVGSEQTVDRKLREAVYAIELERRFTKEEILQAYLNEVYLGNGVYGIGTAAEFYWGKDPRELTVAEGALLAGIIRSPARNNPVDDPLSALRRRNIVLDQMARAGFLDKAEADALESSPLELDIHELPEARSPYLVDYVRAQLKADPALGATEAERDQSVLLGGLEIHTTLDPALQDIAHAVIAEVLGGPDAPLGTLTAVDPRTGEVLAVGFGPHPYGPGPGQVDVNPAVPEGGGSGRQPGSAFKAFEIVAALEEGISPTYAFDAQARYTHTDPACRGHQIGNYADASQGVLDMGTATARSSNTYFAHLLDRTGPAKLVDVARRMGIPTPLEPLCSLVLGAGEVFPLHMASAFGTLANGGVHCPPFVIARVLDRNGREISGGGGQCEQAVDAGIAARATALLRGPIESGTAARRGGIGRPAAGKTGTTDEYYNAWFVGYIPQLSAAAWVGHEQPRTLTDSRCGGSVTGGCLPTMLWQRFMSRAVAALNLPVESFPAPPPLPVATVPDVLGKRADDAERTLAGAGFAAITETVTDHRPAGTVVSQTPGGGTTTEQGSAVQLGVSDGAGAAPQVPGVVGLTREAALARLAEAGLVGTVVEVPVDDAASIGRVVGQRPGAGASPPEGQAVVLEVGRQRTQEDPAPQPTASPAPAPSPSPPAGDPAAEPVGEQAQPEDEHPLAPLRPPR